In Triticum urartu cultivar G1812 chromosome 6, Tu2.1, whole genome shotgun sequence, the following proteins share a genomic window:
- the LOC125517300 gene encoding ALA-interacting subunit 3-like — protein sequence MNSGDAAGSSSGGSGDAGAPRRASRKPKYSKFTQQELPACKPILTPKWVISVFLLVGVIFVPIGVASLLASNKVVEIVDRYDDACVPSNVTDKLAYIQNSTISKTCQRTLKVPKDMKQPIFVYYQLNNFYQNHRRYVKSRNDQQLRDASKANETTLCDPEKTRDGMAIVPCGLIAWSTFNDTYTFQHNTNNISIDKTDISWKSDRDHKFGSDVFPKNFQKGPLIGGKTLNESIPLSEQEDLIVWMRTAALPTFRKLYGRIRVDLKENDTITVTLDNNYNTYSFDGKKSLVLSTSTWLGGKNDFLGLAYLTVGGLCFFLAFAFTLLYLIKPRKLGDNNYLSWNRNSAGH from the exons ATGAACAGCGGCGACGCCGCCGGGTCCAGCTCCGGCGGATCCGGGGACGCGGGCGCGCCCAGGAGGGCCTCCAGGAAGCCCAAGT ATTCCAAGTTTACGCAGCAGGAGCTCCCAGCTTGCAAGCCAATCCTTACTCCAAAATGG GTCATTTCGGTGTTTCTTCTTGTCGGTGTCATTTTTGTCCCGATAGGTGTTGCTTCGTTGCTAGCTTCAAATAAG GTCGTTGAGATTGTTGATCGATACGATGATGCGTGCGTCCCGTCTAATGTTACTGACAAGCTTGCCTACATCCAGAACTCAACGATATCTAAAACCTGCCAAAGGACACTCAAG GTCCCGAAGGATATGAAGCAGCCAATTTTTGTGTATTATCAGTTGAATAACTTCTACCAGAATCATAGGAG ATATGTTAAGAGCCGGAATGACCAACAGCTAAGAGATGCTAGTAAGGCAAACGAGACCACGCTTTGTGACCCTGAGAAGACCAGAGATGGAATGGCTATTGTTCCATGTGGTCTGATTGCATGGAGCACATTCAATGATACATATACCTTCCAACACAACACTAACAACATATCAATCGACAAGACAGACATCTCTTGGAAGAGTGACAGGGACCACAAATTTGGAAGTGATGTCTTCCCAAAAAACTTCCAGAAAGGTCCTCTTATAGGTGGAAAAACACTCAACGAATCTATACCG CTGAGTGAGCAAGAGGACCTTATTGTTTGGATGCGAACTGCCGCGCTTCCTACATTCAGAAAACTGTATGGTAGGATACGTGTTGACCTCAAAGAAAATGACACCATTACTGTTACGCTGGACAACAATTACAACACATATAGCTTTGATGGCAAAAAGAGTTTGGTGCTTTCTACTTCAACTTGGCTTGGTGGAAAGAATGATTTTCTTGGTCTTGCATATCTTACTGTTGGTGGACTCTGCTTCTTCCTGGCATTTGCATTCACCTTACTCTACTTGATAAAACCAAG AAAATTGGGAGATAACAACTACTTGTCATGGAACAGAAACTCTGCAGGCCACTGA
- the LOC125517299 gene encoding LOW QUALITY PROTEIN: ribosomal RNA large subunit methyltransferase I (The sequence of the model RefSeq protein was modified relative to this genomic sequence to represent the inferred CDS: deleted 1 base in 1 codon) yields MKAPHRSDTDAQLEEEIPIHKSRLTLWRTSAAIRSASTSYAMLRACGAAAPASVPALVRARLARPASAVASSSSALEELAADRKGLAKVVLKKGKTQIFRDGSPMVYSGAVDRIIGRPPPRTGDVVLVADGSEKPIGWGVYNSVSMFCVRLMQLEEEAKRDPASALNMERLLEERLCSAVDLRRSLGFPSTNTNAYRLINSEGDRLSGLIVDIFADVAVIASSAAWVEKYRQQIQSLVSKVSDVNHIKWRSSTDILKEEGLDMSEQKEPAPSSYSGTVKVMENGIIYLVSMEGQKTGFYADQRESRHFISTLSKDQRVLDLCCYSGGFALSAAKGGATNVTGIDSSGSALDLANENILLNKLDAERISFLKEDATTFMKGAISRNELWDLVILDPPKLAPRKKVLQSASGMYRSLNALAMQVVKPGGLLMTCSCSGAMTQSGLFLKTIQGAASMAGRKVTVLRQAGAACDHPIDPSYPEGQYLSNYLLRVM; encoded by the exons ATGAAGGCCCCACATCGCAGTGACACA GATGCGCAACTTGAAGAGGAAATACCAATCCACAAGTCTCGGTTAACTTTGTGGCGAACGTCGGCTGCTATACGCAGCGCCAGCACGAGCTACGCGATGCTCCGCGCCTGCGGCGCCGCGGCTCCGGCGTCTGTGCCCGCCCTCGTCAGGGCGCGCCTCGCGAGGCCCGCTTCCGCcgtcgcctcctcctcctccgccctgGAAGAGCTCGCCGCCGACCGCAAAG GTTTGGCGAAAGTGGTACTAAAGAAGGGCAAGACTCAGATATTCCGAGACGGGAGTCCAATGGTGTACAGTGGTGCTGTTGATAGAATAATTGGCCGCCCTCCTCCGAGAACTGGTGATGTTGTTTTGGTAGCTGATGGGTCAGAGAAACCTATCGGATGGGGTGTCTATAACTCCGTGTCTATGTTTTGTGTTCGGCTAATGCAACTAGAAGAAGAGGCAAAAAG AGATCCAGCCTCTGCATTAAATATGGAAAGACTGCTCGAAGAAAGACTTTGTTCTGCGGTGGATTTACGGCGTAGTTTGGGTTTCCCCTCAACTAATACAAATGCTTACCGTCTCATCAATAGTGAAGGCGACAG ATTATCTGGTCTGATAGTGGATATATTTGCTGATGTTGCTGTAATTGCTTCATCTGCTGCTTGGGTTGAGAAATATAGGCAACAAATCCAGTCACTTGTTAGCAAAGTTAGTGATGTTAACCATATAAAGTGGAGGTCATCAACTGATATTCTAAAAGAAGAAGGATTAGATATGTCAGAACAAAAAGAACCTGCACCCTCTTCATACTCTGGAACTGTGAAG GTTATGGAAAATGGCATCATCTATCTAGTCTCTATGGAGGGGCAGAAGACAGGTTTTTATGCAGATCAACGGGAAAGTCGCCACTTCATATCCACACTCTCGAAGGACCAGAGGGTTCTGGACCTTTGCTGTTACAGTGGTGGTTTTGCTCTTAGTGCAGCCAAGGGCGGTGCAACAAATGTTACTG GCATTGATTCATCAGGATCTGCACTAGATCTTGCCAATGAGAATATTCTTCTAAATAAGCTTGATGCTGAGAGAATTTCGTTCTTAAAAGAAGATGCAACTACATTCATGAAAGGTGCTATCTCAAGAAATGAGCTGTGGGACTTGGTAATCCTGGATCCTCCAAAGTTGGCACCTCGAAAGAAG GTGCTACAAAGTGCATCCGGTATGTACAGAAGCCTGAACGCTCTTGCAATGCAAGTGGTAAAGCCAGGGGGGTTACTCATGACATGCTCCTGTTCTGGAGCTATGACCCAAAGTGGTCTCTTCCTTAAAACCATTCAG GGTGCTGCATCAATGGCCGGTCGAAAGGTTACGGTTTTACGTCAAGCAGGAGCAGCTTGCGATCATCCCATCGACCCTTCATATCCTGAAGGCCAGTATCTCAGCAATTACTTACTCCGAGTAATGTGA
- the LOC125514131 gene encoding histone H3.2, with amino-acid sequence MARTKQTARKSTGGKAPRKQLATKAARKSAPATGGVKKPHRFRPGTVALREIRKYQKSTELLIRKLPFQRLVREIAQDFKTDLRFQSSAVSALQEAAEAYLVGLFEDTNLCAIHAKRVTIMPKDIQLARRIRGERA; translated from the coding sequence ATGGCCCGCACGAAGCAGACGGCGCGCAAGTCCACCGGCGGCAAGGCCCCGCGGAAGCAGCTGGCGACCAAGGCGGCGCGCAAGTCGGCCCCGGCGACCGGCGGCGTGAAGAAGCCGCACCGCTTCCGCCCGGGCACCGTGGCGCTGCGCGAGATCCGCAAGTACCAGAAGAGCACGGAGCTGCTCATCCGCAAGCTGCCCTTCCAGCGCCTGGTCCGCGAGATCGCGCAGGACTTCAAGACCGACCTCCGCTTCCAGAGCTCCGCCGTCTCCGCCCTGCAGGAGGCCGCCGAGGCCTACCTCGTCGGCCTCTTCGAGGACACCAACCTCTGCGCCATCCACGCCAAGCGCGTCACCATCATGCCCAAGGACATCCAGCTCGCCCGCCGCATCCGCGGGGAGCGTGCCTAG